GACGGCGCCGGCGGCCGACGGGCAGTCCGCCGCCGCCAGGAAGCTACACGCCGGCTGCTCGTCCGTGTCGAAGACGTGATGGACCAGGTGGGGGCCGGTCTCGGCGACCAGGAAGACCAGCCAGCCGCCGAAGACGAGGGTCAGCGGGACGCGAAGTCGCGCGCAATGGAAGCGCAGCATGATGCGAATCCCGACCGACCCATTCTGCCACACCATGCGGGTCGCGGGGGAGAATCTCGAGGCCAGGCGGGGCTCACGACTGCGGCCCGTCGTCGTCGTCCTCGTCGGTCTCGGCGCGGTCCGGGGCCCACACGGCCCAGGCGACCATCGCGATGGCCACGATCAGGCCGGCGACGAAGAACCAGGCGACGCTGCTCCCGGGGTGGCCGACGTCCCCTCCCGGGTGGTGGGCCCACGCGGCCCCGGGACCCAGCAGCGCGGGTACGGCACCGGACAGCCACGCGACGCCGCCGGCTTTCCGTCTTCGCCGCGCGACCACGTCCGACATCGATTCCTTCACGGGCTCTCCGGCATGCGACCGAGCTTCGCCCACTATATACGCGGTTTTCCTGCGGCGGAGGCAAAAGTTGACTTCGCCGACACCGGCGAGGAGAATATGACGGCGCGGCAAAGGGCCGGTTGCGCGGGCATGCCGCGGCGGGTCGGGCGCGCAGAAACCGCCCGGGAGCGTCAGGGAGGATGGCATGGAGTTGTCCGAGATTCTCCGTGAGGGCATGACCCGCGGCGCGTCCGACTTTCACCTCAAGCCCAAGCAGCACGCGGTACTCCGCGTCCAGGGCAAGCTGCTGCCGGTCGACGCCTGGCCGCCCATCGAGCCTCAGGATCTCGACAAGATGGGGCAGTCCATGATGACGGCCCCTCAGCGGGAGCGCTACGACCGGGAGGGCGGCGTCGACGTCCAGTACAGCGTGGCCGGGGTGGGCCGGTTCCGCGCCAGCATCTGCCGAGCGCGAGGAAGCACCTCGATCGCCCTCCGTACCGTGCCCTACGAGCTCCCGAGCTTCGACGATCTCAACCTCCCCCCGGTGGTCTCGAAGCTCGCCATGGAGCCGCGCGGCCTCATCCTGGTGACGGGGCCGGCGGGCAGCGGGAAGACCACCACCCTTGCCGCGATGATCCACCACATGAATCAGGCGCGGAACGACCACATCGTGACGATCGAGGACCCTATCGAGTACCTGCACCAGGACCGGAATTGCATCATCACCCAGCGCGAGGTCGGGACCGACACGCCGTCCTTCGCCGACGCGCTGCGCATCTGTCTGCGGCAGGACCCCGACGTGATCATGGTCGGGGAGATGCGGGACGTCGAGACGATCCGCACGGTTCTCACCCTCGCCGAGACCGGGCACCTCGTCCTGTCCACCCTGCACACCATCACGGCGGCCGAGACCGTGAACCGGATCATCGCCGAGTTTCCCGGCGCCCACGAGCGCCAGATCCGGGGGCAGCTCGCCCAGGTGCTCCGCGGGATCGTCTCGCAGCGGCTCATCGAGCGCTCGGACGGCTCGGGCCTGCTGCCGGCGGTGGAGGTCCTGGTCAGCACCTCGACCATCCAGCGCTGCATCGAGGACCCGGCGCGGACGGCGCAGATCCCGCAGGCCATCGCCGAAGGCCGCGACATGTACGGGATGCAGACGTTCGATCAGTGCGTCCTCGGCTACTACCAGAAGAACATGATCACCTTCGAGGAGGCGCTTCGGGCCTCGAGCTCGCCGACCGACTTCGAGGTCGAAGTCCAGCGGCTCTCCATGTCGGCGCCGGCCGCGGCGAAGCCGACCCCGACGGCCACCCCGGCTCCGGGTCGAGTGGCCGGGCGCCCGCCCGCGCGGTAGACTGACAGTCCGGGAACCGCGCGTCAGGCCCCCCCCGGGGCCTCCGGCCGTTCCGCGCCGTCCTGGTTCTCGAGGCTCACCGAGGGTCCAGGCTTCCGAGGGCTCGAGCCATGCACGTCGAGCGTGTCGGTCCCTATCTGTGGCGGATCCCGCCCGACGCCAAGCCGGGCATGCGGGTCCCGGGGCTCGTCTACGCGGACGACGAGCTGATGACCGCGATCCGCCGGGACGGCTCCCTCGAGCAAGTCGCCAACGCGGCCGCCTTGCCGGGGATCGTTCGGGCCTCGCTGGCCATGCCGGACATTCACCAGGGCTACGGCCTGCCGGTCGGGGGCGTCGTCGCCACCGACGCCACCCACGGAGTGATCAGTCCCGGGGGGGTCGGGTACGACATCAACTGCGGCGTGCGCCTCTTGCGGACGAACCTCACGAGCCAGGAGCTCGCCCCGCGGCTGCCGGCGCTCATCGACGCGCTCGCCCAGGCGATCCCCTCCGGCGTGGGCTCGCGCGGGGGCCTCCCGCTCTCGCCGAAGGAGGAGCGGCACGGCCCCGTCCTCAAGGGCGCGCGATGGACCGTCGAGCGGGGCTACGGGGAGGGAGGCGACCTCGCCCGCATCGAGTCCCACGGCGTCCTTCCCGGGGCCGACCCGGACGCGGTGTCGCCGCGGGCGTACGAGCGGGGTCGAGGGCAGCTCGGGACGCTCGGCTCCGGGAATCACTTCCTCGAGGTGCAGGCGGTCGACGAGCTGCTGGCGCCCGAGGTGGCGGCCGCCCTCGGGCTCGTGCCGGACCGGGTCACCGTGATGATCCACACCGGCTCGCGCGGGCTCGGCCACCAGGTGTGCACGGATGCCCTCGGCGTCATGCAAGGGGCGATGCGCCGGTACGGGATCACGCTGCCCGACCGCCAGCTCGCCTGCGTGCCGGTCGAGTCGCCGGAGGCCCGCGCGTACCTCGGAGCCATGCGAGCGGCGGCCAACTTCGCCTTCGCCAATCGCCAGTGCCTGGCGGGCTTCGCGCGCGAGGTCTTCGAGCGCGTCCTCGGCATCTCGCCGCGCGATCTCGGGTGGCAGCTCGTCTACGACGTGGCTCACAACATCGCCAAGGAGGAGGAGCACGAGGACGAGGGCCGACGCCGGCGCCTCCTGGTGCACCGCAAGGGCGCCACGCGCGCGTTCCCGCCGGGGCACCCCGAGCTTCCCGAGGCTTACCGGGCGATCGGGCAGCCCGTCCTCATCCCCGGCGACATGGGGCGCTACTCCTATGTGCTGGTCGGTCTCCCCGGCTCGATGCGCGAGACGTGGGGGAGCACCTGCCACGGGGCCGGCCGCGTCCTGAGTCGATCGGCCGCCGTGAAGGCGGCTCGCGGGCGTTCCATCGCCGACGAGCTGCGCGCGCGGGGGATCATCGCCCGGGCCAGCGGCCGCGAGTCCCTGGCCGAGGAGATGTCCGAGGCGTACAAGGACGTGAAGAACGTCGTCACCGTGGTGGAGCGGGCCGGGCTGTCGCGGATAGTCGCGCGGCTCCGCCCGCTGGGGGTCGTCAAGGGCTGAGGCGCCGATGGGTCGCCGTTGCTTGACCGACCCCGGGGCGCCTGTTACAGTCGAATGACGCACATGTCCTGGAATCTCAAAGAGAAGGCGGACCGGCTGCTCGGGGAGGAGCAGGGGACCGTCCGGAAGGACTGGGGGGGTCGGGTCGCCTTCGCCCTGGTCTACCCCAACACGTATGCCGTCGGGATGTCCAATCTCGGATTCCAGACGATCTACCATCATCTGAACGCCCTGCCCGACGTCGTCTGCGAGCGCGTGGTCCTGCCCGACCCGGAGGATCTCCCGGAGTACCGCCGGACCGCCACCCAGCCGTTCTCGCTCGAGTCCAAGCGCCCGCTGGCGGATTTCGACTTCGTCGGCTTCTCCATCACCTACGAGGGGGACTACATCAACACCCTGCGCCTGCTGCGCATGGCGGGGATTCCCCTCGACCCGGCGGCCCGCCGTCCCGAGGACCCCGTCATCCTGATGGGGGGCGTCTGCGCCTTCGCGAACCCCGAGCCCATCGCTCCGTTCATGGACTTCATCGTGGTGGGCGAGGGGGAGGAGATCGTGCGGGACATCGTGGACGCCTACCGGGGGGCCTTCGGCCCGAAGGACTGGACGGGGCGGCGGCGCGCGGACCTGTGGGACCGACTCCAGAGCATCCCCGGCATCTACCTGCCGCACCGCTACACGGTGGACTACCATCCCGACGGGACCGTCGCCGGCGTGGTCCCCGGCGGCGGCGCGCCGGCGCGCATCACGAAGCGCCGGCTCGGGAACGTGGACGACTTCCAGACGCTCTCGCTGCTGCGGACGCCGAACGCGGAATACGGCCACCTCGCCCTGCTGGAGGTCGGAAAGGGGTGCGGGCGCGGCTGTCGGTTTTGCCTGGAGGGGGAAATCTACCGGCCGGTGCGGCACCGAAGCCTCGACTCGCTCCGGCAGAGCGTCCGGGAGCTCGCCAAGCACGGAAAGCGCGTCGGGCTGGTCGGCGCCTGCGTGTCGGATTATCCCTGGATCGGCGGCCTGCTCCGGATCATCGAGGAGGAGGGGCTCGAGCTCTCGATCTCTTCGCTTCGCGCCGACAGCCTGACCGAGGACCTGGTGGCCTCCCTCCAGCGCGGAGGCCACCGCACGCTCACGATCGCTCCCGAGGCCGGGACCGAGCGCCTGCGGCGGGTCATCCGGAAGAACATCTCGGACGAGCAACTCTATGCCGCCTGCGATCTGGTGCGAGCCTACGGCATCCCGAACCTCAAGTGCTACTTCATGATCGGCCAGCCCACCGAGACGGGGGAGGACGTCGACGCCATTCCCGACCTGGCCACGCGGCTCCTCGAGCGCCTCCGGGTGCCGTCGCGGGAGGGACACCCGTTCGGTCGCCTCACCCTCTCGGTCAGCTCGTTCGTGCCGAAGCCGTGGACGCCGTTCCAGTGGGCCTCGTTCGATCACGTCGCGTCGCTGGAGTCCAAGCTCCGGACGATCAAGGCCGGCGTGCGACGGTTTCCCAACGTGCGAGTGCTTCACGAGAACCCGCGAGAGGCGTTCCTCCAGGCGCTGATCGCCCGCGGGGACCGCCGGGTCGCGCCGTTCCTGGCTCGGGCGGCCGAGCTCGAGGGGGACTGGCGGACGGCGCTGCGGGAGTGGGACGGCGACGCCGAGTTCTACACCTATCGGCCCCGGCCGCTCGGCGAGACGTTCCCGTGGGACCATCTCGAGGTCGGGGTCAAGAAGGCCGG
This is a stretch of genomic DNA from Candidatus Methylomirabilota bacterium. It encodes these proteins:
- a CDS encoding PilT/PilU family type 4a pilus ATPase, which encodes MELSEILREGMTRGASDFHLKPKQHAVLRVQGKLLPVDAWPPIEPQDLDKMGQSMMTAPQRERYDREGGVDVQYSVAGVGRFRASICRARGSTSIALRTVPYELPSFDDLNLPPVVSKLAMEPRGLILVTGPAGSGKTTTLAAMIHHMNQARNDHIVTIEDPIEYLHQDRNCIITQREVGTDTPSFADALRICLRQDPDVIMVGEMRDVETIRTVLTLAETGHLVLSTLHTITAAETVNRIIAEFPGAHERQIRGQLAQVLRGIVSQRLIERSDGSGLLPAVEVLVSTSTIQRCIEDPARTAQIPQAIAEGRDMYGMQTFDQCVLGYYQKNMITFEEALRASSSPTDFEVEVQRLSMSAPAAAKPTPTATPAPGRVAGRPPAR
- a CDS encoding RtcB family protein, which codes for MHVERVGPYLWRIPPDAKPGMRVPGLVYADDELMTAIRRDGSLEQVANAAALPGIVRASLAMPDIHQGYGLPVGGVVATDATHGVISPGGVGYDINCGVRLLRTNLTSQELAPRLPALIDALAQAIPSGVGSRGGLPLSPKEERHGPVLKGARWTVERGYGEGGDLARIESHGVLPGADPDAVSPRAYERGRGQLGTLGSGNHFLEVQAVDELLAPEVAAALGLVPDRVTVMIHTGSRGLGHQVCTDALGVMQGAMRRYGITLPDRQLACVPVESPEARAYLGAMRAAANFAFANRQCLAGFAREVFERVLGISPRDLGWQLVYDVAHNIAKEEEHEDEGRRRRLLVHRKGATRAFPPGHPELPEAYRAIGQPVLIPGDMGRYSYVLVGLPGSMRETWGSTCHGAGRVLSRSAAVKAARGRSIADELRARGIIARASGRESLAEEMSEAYKDVKNVVTVVERAGLSRIVARLRPLGVVKG
- a CDS encoding radical SAM protein translates to MSWNLKEKADRLLGEEQGTVRKDWGGRVAFALVYPNTYAVGMSNLGFQTIYHHLNALPDVVCERVVLPDPEDLPEYRRTATQPFSLESKRPLADFDFVGFSITYEGDYINTLRLLRMAGIPLDPAARRPEDPVILMGGVCAFANPEPIAPFMDFIVVGEGEEIVRDIVDAYRGAFGPKDWTGRRRADLWDRLQSIPGIYLPHRYTVDYHPDGTVAGVVPGGGAPARITKRRLGNVDDFQTLSLLRTPNAEYGHLALLEVGKGCGRGCRFCLEGEIYRPVRHRSLDSLRQSVRELAKHGKRVGLVGACVSDYPWIGGLLRIIEEEGLELSISSLRADSLTEDLVASLQRGGHRTLTIAPEAGTERLRRVIRKNISDEQLYAACDLVRAYGIPNLKCYFMIGQPTETGEDVDAIPDLATRLLERLRVPSREGHPFGRLTLSVSSFVPKPWTPFQWASFDHVASLESKLRTIKAGVRRFPNVRVLHENPREAFLQALIARGDRRVAPFLARAAELEGDWRTALREWDGDAEFYTYRPRPLGETFPWDHLEVGVKKAGLIREYERAGLAAAVVS